One window from the genome of Sulfuricurvum sp. IAE1 encodes:
- a CDS encoding Crp/Fnr family transcriptional regulator, producing MSRFDPSLLQGGIFSHLSPQQIEMIETISSLKRYDNGEIIFYEGDESRHFHLLLEGEASVFKTSASTETIVVHRFRAPSLIAEVATLKQVPFPASAEAIGTATVLKIERERFLSLLREDPSLSITMIASLTQKIGALEASLQRHSAPNASAKVARLLLEDSDAFRRLKGIEIAALLAITPETLSRTLKKFKTLSLISYQKDKRLFIENADALQGIADNNFPLRESLIK from the coding sequence TTGAGCCGCTTCGACCCTAGTCTGCTGCAAGGAGGGATCTTCAGCCACCTCTCACCGCAGCAGATCGAGATGATTGAAACCATCAGTTCTCTCAAGCGCTACGATAACGGTGAGATCATTTTTTATGAAGGTGACGAAAGCCGCCATTTCCATCTTCTGCTCGAAGGAGAAGCCAGCGTATTCAAAACCTCCGCTTCGACCGAAACGATCGTCGTTCACCGCTTTCGCGCCCCATCGCTGATCGCCGAAGTCGCAACCCTCAAACAGGTCCCTTTTCCCGCATCAGCAGAAGCGATCGGTACGGCGACCGTACTCAAAATAGAACGGGAGCGTTTTCTCTCCCTCCTGCGCGAAGATCCCTCGTTAAGCATTACCATGATCGCATCCCTGACGCAAAAGATCGGAGCGCTGGAAGCATCACTGCAACGTCACAGCGCCCCGAACGCCTCGGCTAAAGTGGCGCGGCTGCTACTGGAAGATTCCGACGCATTCCGACGCCTCAAAGGGATCGAAATCGCCGCTCTGCTCGCCATCACCCCCGAAACGCTCTCGCGCACCCTTAAAAAGTTCAAAACCCTTTCTCTTATCTCGTATCAGAAAGACAAACGGCTGTTCATTGAAAACGCTGACGCGCTTCAGGGGATCGCGGATAATAATTTTCCTTTAAGAGAATCGCTGATAAAGTAG
- a CDS encoding uracil-DNA glycosylase family protein: MDSYQNLALLENLYRLKALGYRYVDPLIPNFQTPANTLPDSLSTLKGTVERCFLCDLSKSRRQSMSGFGNARARVMFVDAYVSAAEDESGEYYTGRSGAMLRDMIEKVLMLNTEEVYFTHAVKCKPFGFQQPSQSECNSCLPYLARQIEIIRPRVVVALGPDAYELVTRESKDFERVRGTTVDMGGYSVIPMYHPSFLIRNPSMKKEALRDLQTIKAQLS, from the coding sequence GTGGACTCCTATCAAAATCTTGCACTGCTCGAAAATCTCTATCGCCTCAAAGCGCTCGGATACCGTTACGTCGATCCTCTCATCCCCAATTTCCAGACTCCCGCGAATACCCTGCCGGATTCTCTTTCGACCCTCAAAGGAACCGTCGAGCGCTGTTTCCTGTGCGATCTGAGCAAATCCCGCCGTCAGAGCATGAGCGGTTTCGGAAATGCACGGGCACGTGTCATGTTTGTCGATGCTTACGTTTCGGCTGCCGAAGACGAATCGGGGGAATACTACACGGGACGCTCGGGCGCGATGTTGCGGGACATGATTGAAAAGGTTCTGATGCTGAACACCGAAGAGGTCTATTTTACCCATGCGGTCAAATGCAAACCGTTCGGCTTCCAGCAGCCCTCCCAGAGCGAATGCAACAGCTGCCTCCCCTATCTTGCCAGACAGATCGAGATCATACGTCCCCGCGTTGTCGTCGCACTGGGCCCCGATGCCTACGAGCTCGTCACCCGTGAAAGCAAAGATTTCGAACGGGTACGGGGGACTACCGTCGACATGGGCGGCTATTCGGTCATTCCGATGTATCACCCTTCTTTCCTGATACGGAACCCTTCGATGAAAAAAGAGGCCCTGCGCGATCTGCAAACCATCAAGGCGCAACTCTCATGA
- a CDS encoding FAD-binding oxidoreductase, translating to MPTSKTSPYDVLIVGAGINGCSCAWFLNRAGLRVALIDRSGIAQGGSGAAGAFISPKFSKSGPLKEIVAAAHAEALDFYSQHFPQQTLVRPLLHIANSASESEKLAAYKSTTALSFTEVPDALRRMVVPEALENEAIYLERGAVVDAQGVCRAMAEGSDFYSLEASDPVYQDGLWHIGELRGVHMILSTGAYPKILGGDSIKLRGIWGHRIDVQTDTEVPCILHHHVSISPTLSSETVAIGATHDVHFDPFGKETYDIEAGRAALMEKAARTLKLDNVRVVRDYTGLRSGTHDYYPIAGELVDESSSVCEKSGEKPNVQTCVFYPNVWMINGSGGYGFVLAPYLARRICEHIVSGREIDPSLSPARFFLRRMKRQS from the coding sequence TTGCCGACATCAAAAACATCACCCTATGACGTTCTGATCGTCGGTGCGGGTATCAACGGCTGCAGCTGTGCCTGGTTTTTGAACCGTGCCGGATTGCGGGTTGCCCTGATCGACCGCAGCGGGATCGCGCAGGGGGGGAGCGGGGCGGCGGGGGCCTTTATCTCCCCGAAGTTTTCGAAAAGCGGCCCTCTCAAAGAGATCGTCGCCGCCGCACATGCCGAAGCTCTCGATTTTTATTCTCAACACTTTCCGCAGCAGACCCTTGTGCGTCCCTTGCTCCACATTGCCAATTCAGCATCCGAATCCGAAAAGCTTGCCGCCTATAAAAGTACGACCGCTCTTTCTTTCACGGAGGTTCCCGATGCATTGCGCCGGATGGTGGTTCCTGAAGCGCTGGAAAATGAAGCGATTTATCTCGAACGCGGAGCCGTCGTCGATGCGCAGGGGGTATGCCGTGCCATGGCAGAAGGGAGCGATTTTTATTCTCTTGAGGCAAGCGATCCGGTTTATCAGGACGGGCTGTGGCATATCGGTGAATTGCGGGGGGTACACATGATACTCTCAACCGGAGCCTATCCTAAAATCCTGGGCGGCGATTCGATCAAACTGAGGGGGATATGGGGACATCGTATCGACGTGCAAACCGACACCGAAGTTCCGTGCATTCTCCACCATCATGTATCGATTTCACCGACTTTGTCGTCGGAAACGGTTGCCATCGGCGCTACGCACGACGTCCATTTTGACCCTTTCGGAAAAGAGACATACGATATCGAGGCGGGAAGGGCCGCTTTGATGGAGAAAGCGGCCCGGACATTGAAATTGGATAACGTCCGGGTTGTGAGAGATTACACGGGGCTGCGTTCGGGAACGCACGATTACTACCCGATCGCCGGAGAATTGGTGGATGAATCGTCGAGCGTTTGCGAAAAGAGCGGAGAAAAACCGAATGTCCAAACGTGCGTCTTTTATCCGAATGTGTGGATGATTAACGGGTCGGGAGGATACGGGTTCGTCCTGGCACCGTACCTGGCCAGGCGGATATGCGAGCATATCGTTTCGGGGCGTGAAATCGACCCTTCGCTTTCTCCCGCCCGTTTTTTTCTGCGTCGTATGAAACGTCAGTCGTAA
- a CDS encoding YbgC/FadM family acyl-CoA thioesterase, which translates to MKIRVYYEDTDAGGIVYHSNYLNFCERARSHLFFDAGRSPILEEGHFVAKHLEADYIKSAKLGDVLDVKTSLVEMKNASLTLLQQVYREDEKLFEMTIVLVFIDFAGKMSKIPPMEREFFLAL; encoded by the coding sequence ATGAAAATACGTGTTTATTACGAAGATACCGATGCGGGAGGGATTGTTTATCACTCCAACTACCTCAATTTCTGTGAACGGGCCCGGAGCCATCTTTTTTTCGATGCGGGGCGTTCTCCGATCCTCGAAGAGGGGCACTTTGTGGCCAAACATCTCGAAGCCGACTATATCAAAAGTGCCAAGCTGGGGGACGTTCTCGACGTCAAAACCTCGCTGGTCGAGATGAAAAACGCCTCTTTGACACTGTTGCAGCAGGTTTACAGGGAAGATGAAAAGCTGTTTGAGATGACGATCGTTTTGGTGTTTATCGATTTTGCGGGGAAAATGTCCAAAATTCCCCCCATGGAGAGGGAATTTTTCTTAGCGCTTTAG
- a CDS encoding ankyrin repeat domain-containing protein: MRGLFFSLIALVTLAQGADILQLVALLDRNDTQTFKTNVQTLQDANAMRSDNNKTVLMYACWVGNGEAVKHLVEKGADVNAHDSGGVSALHLAAWKNRTDIALYLLERGASGSAISKDGMTPLDIATMRGNRSIAEAIEKAAPKLKPLLKR; this comes from the coding sequence ATGCGGGGATTGTTTTTCTCTCTAATTGCCCTCGTTACGCTTGCGCAGGGGGCCGATATACTCCAGCTCGTCGCCCTGCTGGACCGCAACGATACCCAAACGTTCAAAACTAACGTGCAGACGCTTCAGGATGCCAATGCCATGCGCAGCGACAACAACAAAACGGTTTTGATGTACGCATGCTGGGTAGGCAACGGCGAAGCGGTCAAACATCTGGTCGAGAAAGGGGCTGACGTCAACGCCCACGACTCGGGCGGAGTAAGCGCTCTTCATCTGGCGGCATGGAAAAACCGTACCGACATTGCCCTCTACCTCCTCGAACGCGGGGCGTCCGGCAGCGCGATCAGCAAAGACGGCATGACCCCTTTGGATATCGCGACGATGCGCGGCAACCGCTCCATTGCCGAAGCCATCGAAAAAGCCGCTCCCAAACTCAAACCGCTTCTAAAGCGCTAA
- a CDS encoding C40 family peptidase, which produces MLGKWTLLSLAVLTFTAHAESQRREPSLFLGYERDLKKSIESEKEETTAFIKNPLPPVSVVKPAVPAVPVVKAVVAQDVSMPILKNAKVETDEIGHEEKPFLVVSKPAPATSPNLCPDEKKPAAVSSKEGGSIVKNLKNAKEKVLSKAKEFLGTPYGFGNKSGMQTDCSGFTQQVYSQFGISLPRSAAEQAQLGMNVDPSDLQVGDLLFYRTYKSDPSHVAIYAGDGKIIHASYTAKKVQYDSIDKDYYKQRFLYARRLAFNESQSK; this is translated from the coding sequence ATGCTCGGTAAATGGACACTTTTATCGCTTGCAGTATTGACTTTTACAGCACATGCCGAATCGCAACGGCGTGAACCTTCCCTCTTTTTGGGATACGAAAGAGACCTCAAAAAATCGATCGAATCCGAAAAAGAGGAAACAACTGCTTTTATCAAAAATCCGCTGCCTCCCGTATCGGTGGTCAAACCCGCCGTCCCTGCCGTTCCCGTCGTTAAAGCCGTAGTAGCGCAGGATGTATCGATGCCGATACTCAAAAATGCCAAAGTCGAAACCGACGAAATCGGACATGAGGAGAAACCTTTCCTCGTCGTGTCGAAACCTGCCCCCGCAACCTCCCCGAACCTTTGCCCCGACGAGAAAAAACCTGCTGCCGTTTCCTCCAAAGAAGGAGGGTCGATCGTCAAAAATCTTAAAAATGCAAAAGAGAAAGTTCTCTCCAAAGCCAAAGAATTTCTCGGGACGCCCTACGGCTTCGGCAATAAATCGGGGATGCAGACCGATTGCTCGGGATTCACGCAGCAAGTTTACAGCCAGTTCGGGATTTCGCTTCCGCGGAGTGCGGCCGAGCAGGCCCAGCTGGGAATGAACGTCGATCCTTCCGATTTGCAGGTGGGAGATCTTCTCTTTTACCGTACCTACAAATCCGATCCCTCGCACGTGGCGATCTACGCCGGCGACGGCAAGATCATCCATGCCTCCTATACGGCCAAAAAAGTGCAGTACGACTCGATCGACAAAGATTATTACAAACAGCGGTTCCTCTACGCCAGACGCCTGGCCTTCAACGAATCGCAGTCGAAGTAA
- a CDS encoding diguanylate cyclase, with amino-acid sequence MIKIIDSEEFSHFLRINRNEIIKRWMGKSEVQNVLHRHSLPAIEKNTHLFYRFCDCYISVIEWRATVSDCHAKIDFLQLLNNYNVTTADLFTLIFKLKNAIEEVIFENGNLSYALQSEIDSLTLQMANDLASNFETIIHSNQNYKSENSNLLAEYKKAVDLSNIVSKTNPKGVITYVNDKFCEISGYSREELIGKPHNIIRHPEMSREAFKNLWDTIKAKQSWSGVVTNMKKDGGTYIVDTTVIPILDVDGDIVEYIAIRHDITELEQTKQQLRNINQAMKYKVDELYSMTNALEEKASKDTLTGINNRENFEDIFGIQITNAHQYSQPLSLIIFDVDHFKAVNDTYGHQMGDLILRDMVELVARNLKKGDVFARWGGEEFVILTPSTDIAGASNLAENLRMLVQSHRFNGLDEKITLSFGIAQLDENDDKKTLFQKADAALYEAKKKGRNRVEIYNPLL; translated from the coding sequence GTGATCAAAATCATCGATAGTGAAGAATTTTCGCATTTTTTGCGCATCAACCGGAACGAAATCATTAAGCGATGGATGGGAAAAAGCGAGGTGCAAAACGTCCTTCACCGCCATTCCCTTCCGGCCATCGAAAAAAACACCCATCTTTTCTACCGTTTCTGCGATTGTTACATCAGCGTCATCGAATGGCGTGCGACGGTGTCGGACTGCCATGCGAAAATCGATTTTCTGCAATTGTTGAACAACTACAACGTCACGACCGCGGATCTGTTTACCCTCATCTTCAAGCTTAAAAATGCGATCGAAGAGGTTATTTTCGAAAACGGAAACCTCTCGTACGCCCTGCAAAGCGAGATCGATTCCCTGACCCTTCAGATGGCGAACGACCTGGCGTCGAACTTCGAAACCATCATTCACAGCAACCAAAATTACAAAAGTGAAAATTCCAATCTGCTGGCCGAATACAAAAAAGCGGTCGATCTGAGCAACATCGTTTCCAAAACCAACCCCAAAGGGGTCATTACCTACGTCAACGATAAATTTTGCGAAATCTCGGGATACAGCCGCGAAGAGCTGATCGGAAAGCCGCACAACATAATCCGCCATCCCGAAATGTCCCGAGAAGCGTTCAAAAACCTCTGGGATACGATCAAGGCGAAACAAAGCTGGAGCGGGGTCGTTACCAATATGAAAAAAGACGGTGGGACATACATCGTCGATACGACCGTAATCCCTATCCTCGATGTTGACGGCGATATCGTCGAATACATCGCGATACGTCACGATATTACCGAACTGGAGCAGACCAAACAGCAGCTACGCAATATCAATCAGGCGATGAAATACAAAGTCGACGAACTCTATTCGATGACGAACGCCCTGGAAGAAAAAGCGTCCAAAGATACCCTGACCGGGATCAACAACCGTGAAAATTTCGAGGACATCTTCGGTATCCAGATCACCAATGCCCATCAATATTCCCAGCCGCTCAGCCTCATCATTTTCGACGTGGATCATTTCAAAGCCGTCAACGACACCTACGGCCATCAGATGGGAGATCTTATTTTGAGAGACATGGTCGAACTCGTTGCCAGAAATCTCAAAAAAGGGGATGTATTCGCACGATGGGGCGGAGAGGAATTCGTTATCCTGACCCCTTCCACCGATATTGCGGGAGCTTCCAACCTGGCTGAAAATCTCAGGATGCTGGTGCAGTCGCACCGTTTTAACGGTCTCGACGAGAAAATAACCCTCAGCTTCGGCATCGCCCAGCTCGATGAAAACGACGATAAAAAAACCCTTTTTCAAAAGGCGGATGCGGCCTTGTACGAAGCGAAAAAGAAAGGCCGCAACAGAGTCGAAATATACAACCCGCTATTATAG
- a CDS encoding cell envelope integrity protein TolA yields MMTRTRTVAAIIGGMIAVLPVHAEYCIDWKSWLQKYTGQSGHCWPSESECNAYYFSRCMNSNYKNDCAGPCYFKPGMYPKTGAAKSQKSDDGASAAAQKAALQKQQQQDALKKAFQQKQFNSEKEGLLGSMKGVSASFPSNQIVLKPIPPARSQLDCIANNEANRSWELRAPNCTPVIPNVPEPGTPVEAAGTTLADPHALGQFIETLHQRVTSVRESLSKQDGAIRALEKEVSQKEMKTPDTKLPKGESDALKRAREALAKAKADRERTAQELSHLEQQEKEAKNRLDHAH; encoded by the coding sequence ATGATGACTCGCACTAGAACCGTCGCGGCGATAATCGGGGGAATGATTGCGGTTTTACCCGTCCATGCGGAGTACTGTATCGACTGGAAATCGTGGCTCCAGAAATATACGGGGCAATCGGGCCATTGCTGGCCGAGCGAATCGGAATGCAACGCCTATTATTTTTCCCGTTGCATGAATTCCAACTACAAAAACGACTGCGCCGGTCCGTGCTATTTTAAACCCGGAATGTATCCTAAAACCGGGGCGGCGAAAAGTCAAAAAAGCGATGACGGGGCTTCCGCGGCGGCACAAAAAGCGGCCCTCCAAAAGCAGCAGCAACAAGATGCGCTTAAAAAAGCGTTTCAGCAAAAGCAGTTTAACAGCGAAAAAGAGGGACTGCTCGGAAGTATGAAGGGGGTATCTGCATCCTTTCCTTCGAATCAGATTGTCCTGAAACCGATACCTCCGGCGCGTTCCCAGCTCGACTGTATCGCAAACAACGAAGCAAACCGGAGCTGGGAACTGCGTGCGCCGAACTGTACCCCCGTTATTCCGAACGTACCCGAGCCTGGGACACCGGTCGAAGCCGCCGGAACGACACTTGCCGATCCCCATGCGCTCGGACAATTCATCGAAACGCTGCATCAGCGCGTTACGAGTGTGCGGGAGTCGCTGTCGAAGCAGGATGGCGCAATCAGGGCTTTGGAAAAAGAGGTTTCCCAAAAAGAGATGAAAACACCCGATACGAAGCTCCCAAAAGGGGAGAGTGACGCGCTCAAACGCGCACGAGAAGCGCTGGCGAAAGCCAAAGCGGATAGAGAACGGACCGCCCAGGAACTTTCGCACCTGGAACAGCAGGAAAAAGAGGCAAAAAACAGACTTGACCATGCACACTGA
- a CDS encoding class II SORL domain-containing protein translates to MPTINRYVDISTVDREAKKDYIDRHSPFIHCAATAKKGEKFAVTVKMGNEYSHPDDFDHYIANIALYNGETLLARADFVPGTLGNEKNHAEVTFNIVPTGKKLTLVAHGYCTKHGVWESTPVEVEVEETSSCCGGGHCS, encoded by the coding sequence ATGCCAACAATTAACCGTTACGTTGATATCAGTACCGTAGACCGCGAAGCGAAAAAAGACTATATCGATCGCCATTCTCCGTTTATCCACTGTGCCGCCACGGCGAAAAAAGGGGAAAAATTCGCCGTTACCGTCAAAATGGGGAACGAATACTCGCATCCTGACGATTTCGATCACTACATCGCCAACATCGCCCTCTACAACGGAGAGACTCTTCTCGCCCGTGCCGATTTCGTCCCCGGAACGCTCGGAAACGAAAAAAATCACGCCGAAGTGACGTTCAACATCGTCCCGACGGGTAAAAAACTCACCCTCGTAGCCCACGGCTACTGCACCAAACACGGTGTGTGGGAATCTACTCCGGTCGAAGTAGAAGTGGAAGAAACTTCTTCATGCTGCGGCGGCGGACACTGTTCATAA
- a CDS encoding FecR family protein: MNRVLFLLLLAAWVEIFAAEAGTRAIEWAQAEVNAARESVSSAEKRVEAAQSDLRIAKEMQNDTQILKDPDAAAVAREAVTVSLQGLREAEILLERSKALVRHKERLLASVRETVSSAKDAKGILIPLGGEVRRTLNNAASVSDTCTPLRAGERVDVGSGASAKLFIGRGDGQIDLGENSSFSISSEGEEGLEAMLSQGFAHVRAKLKHYFGRKFEVRTPAAVCAVRGTEFTLRHHLHGSRLEVLEGTVTVRSSSKDEWVEVHGGEWCEILTAEGIRPVKKLNELRSGNDDSH; the protein is encoded by the coding sequence ATGAACCGGGTTTTGTTTCTACTGCTTTTAGCGGCATGGGTCGAAATCTTCGCCGCAGAAGCGGGTACGCGCGCAATCGAGTGGGCACAGGCCGAAGTAAATGCCGCCCGTGAGTCCGTGTCGTCGGCGGAAAAAAGGGTTGAAGCGGCGCAAAGCGACCTCAGGATCGCCAAAGAGATGCAAAATGACACTCAAATTCTTAAAGATCCCGATGCGGCGGCCGTTGCCCGAGAAGCGGTAACGGTCAGTCTGCAGGGATTGCGCGAAGCGGAAATATTATTGGAACGCTCTAAGGCTTTGGTACGTCATAAAGAACGCCTTCTTGCATCGGTACGTGAAACCGTTTCGTCCGCCAAAGATGCCAAGGGCATTCTTATACCGCTGGGCGGTGAGGTAAGACGCACTCTCAACAATGCCGCATCGGTTTCGGATACATGCACGCCATTGCGTGCCGGAGAACGGGTCGATGTCGGTTCCGGCGCTTCGGCGAAGCTTTTCATCGGTAGAGGTGACGGTCAGATTGATCTTGGTGAAAACAGCAGTTTCAGCATCAGCAGCGAAGGAGAGGAAGGGCTCGAAGCTATGCTTTCACAGGGGTTCGCCCATGTCCGGGCAAAACTGAAGCACTATTTCGGCAGAAAGTTCGAAGTAAGAACACCCGCTGCGGTGTGTGCGGTGAGGGGAACCGAATTTACCCTTCGGCATCATCTCCACGGAAGCCGGCTTGAAGTACTGGAAGGGACGGTCACGGTCCGTTCCTCTTCAAAGGACGAGTGGGTGGAAGTGCATGGGGGAGAGTGGTGCGAAATTTTGACCGCAGAAGGGATTCGGCCGGTTAAAAAACTCAATGAACTTCGGAGCGGCAATGATGACTCGCACTAG
- a CDS encoding ferritin-like domain-containing protein yields MAKRGISLLKGIEAQTVYELLNKAYCDEWLAYYQYFIEAKVVKGLMKDAAITELTQHAADELRHATMVCDRIIQLGGTPALHPSEWLKNSNCGYDAPENPDVRNVLQQAIKGEQCAISVYSNILDLTREKDIVTYDMVSQILADEVEHEEDLQALFDDIQDFISEFKS; encoded by the coding sequence ATGGCAAAAAGAGGTATTTCTCTCCTGAAGGGAATCGAGGCGCAAACCGTTTACGAACTGCTCAACAAAGCCTACTGCGACGAGTGGCTTGCCTATTACCAGTATTTCATCGAAGCCAAAGTGGTCAAAGGGCTGATGAAAGACGCCGCCATCACCGAACTGACGCAACACGCCGCCGATGAGCTGCGCCACGCCACAATGGTGTGCGACCGTATCATTCAGTTGGGAGGCACCCCGGCGCTCCACCCTTCAGAGTGGCTCAAAAACAGCAACTGCGGCTACGACGCTCCCGAGAATCCCGATGTCCGCAACGTTTTACAGCAGGCTATCAAAGGGGAGCAGTGTGCGATCAGCGTCTATTCGAATATTCTCGATCTGACGCGCGAAAAGGATATTGTCACGTACGATATGGTCTCGCAGATTCTTGCCGACGAAGTCGAGCACGAAGAGGATCTGCAGGCACTGTTTGATGACATTCAGGATTTTATTTCCGAGTTCAAAAGCTAA
- the glyS gene encoding glycine--tRNA ligase subunit beta: MLKPLLIEIGVEELPAVPLLKELNEIEKKWAAVLEKNALMGEFEFYYTPRRLVLWHREFKTAQDDRTEEFFGAPVEIALKDGVPTPAALGFAKKCGVEFDQLSRAEKGGKEVLYYARTLQGRPSAQILGSMIETWIKSLSFGKSMRWGSNTESFIRPIRWLNVMLGEEQVEAELFGVRSAPFTHVHRISHFEPKPVASIQSYFDILKSGSVLLFPEERRKRILDQFAQLEKMHGISIEVDADLLDEVVAITEYPTPLVGKFDENFLELPPEVIITSMKEHQRYFPVFKDGKLINAFVVVSNALTEDFSKVVEGNERVLRPRLSDALFFYRNDLKKGLSTAGLEKVVFMNGLGTLADKIEREKKIVSELAQTCSAHGVAVDETSLVRAVEFAKADLMSEMVYEFTELQGLMGSYYYRSLYPNDNAEIADAIKEQYRFSGEEITTPLSAVVNIAMKLDTLIGMFSIGEIPTGSRDPFALRRAVNGIIAIALKHAVPLNIGEFIRRPSVAQLYPANTDYIKNIEAFVVERLPGAYPDINPSIIHSVVSKEGSVNLDIIDIDRKIRAVASIASSDSFVDAFSTFKRVSNILKDEAMDKAFSVDAALFENDAERALYTAASSVIAADYTSVEERLDALFGLKAPLDLFFDNVMVNAEDLNVRANRKALVGMIYREIYAIADIKNITL, from the coding sequence ATGCTAAAACCTCTTTTGATTGAAATCGGTGTTGAGGAGCTCCCGGCGGTTCCCCTCCTAAAAGAACTGAACGAAATCGAAAAAAAATGGGCTGCCGTGCTCGAAAAAAACGCGCTCATGGGCGAGTTTGAATTTTACTATACGCCCCGTCGCCTCGTGCTGTGGCACCGCGAGTTCAAGACGGCCCAGGATGACCGGACCGAAGAGTTTTTCGGTGCACCGGTTGAAATCGCACTCAAAGACGGTGTCCCGACGCCTGCGGCTCTGGGATTTGCGAAAAAATGCGGCGTCGAATTCGATCAGCTTTCGCGTGCCGAGAAAGGGGGGAAAGAGGTGCTGTATTACGCTCGGACGTTGCAGGGACGTCCTAGTGCCCAGATTCTCGGGTCGATGATCGAGACATGGATCAAAAGCCTCAGCTTCGGAAAATCGATGCGCTGGGGAAGCAATACCGAAAGTTTTATCCGCCCGATCCGCTGGCTCAACGTCATGCTCGGTGAAGAGCAGGTGGAAGCCGAACTTTTCGGCGTTCGTTCCGCACCGTTCACCCATGTCCACCGTATCAGCCACTTCGAACCCAAACCGGTCGCTTCGATCCAGTCGTATTTCGATATTCTGAAATCGGGATCCGTCCTGTTGTTTCCCGAAGAGCGCCGCAAACGGATTCTTGACCAGTTCGCGCAACTCGAAAAAATGCACGGCATCTCGATCGAAGTAGACGCCGATCTGCTTGACGAAGTGGTCGCGATCACCGAATATCCGACCCCGCTCGTCGGAAAATTCGATGAAAACTTCCTCGAACTGCCGCCTGAAGTCATCATTACGTCGATGAAAGAACACCAGCGCTATTTTCCGGTGTTCAAAGACGGAAAACTCATCAACGCTTTCGTCGTCGTCTCCAACGCGCTGACCGAGGATTTCAGCAAAGTGGTCGAAGGGAACGAACGGGTCCTCCGCCCCCGTTTGTCGGACGCATTGTTTTTCTACCGTAACGACCTCAAAAAAGGGCTGAGTACGGCAGGGCTGGAGAAAGTCGTTTTTATGAACGGCCTGGGAACGCTTGCCGACAAGATCGAGCGTGAGAAAAAAATCGTATCCGAGCTCGCACAGACGTGTTCGGCACACGGCGTCGCCGTAGATGAAACGTCACTGGTACGAGCGGTCGAATTCGCCAAAGCCGATCTGATGTCTGAAATGGTGTACGAATTTACAGAGCTTCAGGGACTGATGGGATCGTATTACTATCGCAGCCTCTATCCGAACGACAATGCCGAAATCGCCGATGCGATCAAGGAACAGTACCGTTTTAGCGGAGAAGAGATCACTACTCCGCTCAGCGCCGTCGTCAATATCGCCATGAAACTTGATACCCTGATCGGTATGTTCAGTATCGGCGAGATCCCGACCGGTTCGCGCGATCCCTTCGCATTGCGTCGGGCCGTCAACGGGATCATCGCGATTGCGCTCAAACACGCCGTCCCATTGAATATCGGCGAATTTATCCGCCGTCCGTCGGTCGCGCAGCTTTATCCCGCCAACACCGATTACATTAAAAATATCGAAGCGTTCGTCGTCGAACGTCTGCCCGGCGCTTATCCCGACATCAACCCCTCGATCATTCATTCGGTTGTCTCCAAAGAGGGATCGGTCAATCTCGATATCATCGACATAGACCGCAAGATACGGGCCGTCGCTTCGATCGCGTCGTCCGATTCTTTCGTCGACGCATTTTCGACGTTCAAACGGGTCAGCAATATTCTCAAAGACGAAGCGATGGACAAAGCGTTCAGCGTCGATGCCGCTTTGTTCGAGAATGATGCCGAGCGCGCATTGTACACTGCGGCTTCATCCGTGATCGCTGCAGACTACACGAGCGTCGAAGAGCGCCTCGATGCGTTGTTCGGGCTCAAAGCGCCGCTGGACCTTTTCTTCGACAATGTGATGGTCAATGCCGAAGACCTGAACGTCCGGGCCAACCGTAAAGCGCTGGTCGGAATGATCTACCGCGAGATCTACGCGATTGCCGACATCAAAAACATCACCCTATGA